CGTCCCCCACCGATGTCCTTGACGGGGTGATCACCGATCATCCATCCCCCACCGGCCAGACTCATGCCGCACCGCCGGGCGGCGATCTCGAACAGACCGGCATCGGGCTTGCGGATGCCTTCGAGTCCCGAGAGCGCGTAAGCGTCGACGGCCTCGGCCAGTCCCGTCCGCTGGATCTTGCCGAGCTGGTTGTCCGCCGTCCCGTTGGTGACGATGGCCACCTTCCAACCGGTTGGCACAGAGGGAACTCCGCGGCCCATGCCCGGAACGCCTCGTCCAGGTTCACGAGCGTGTTATCCAGATCGAAGAGCGCGAGCCGTTGCACGATCATCACCCTACGGGCAGACGGTCTTCTCAACCGGCAGCGGATGGATACCGGGCTGCAGCGAGGTCGTCGGCGAGGTCCTTTATGGTGAGGTCGGCGTTCAGCGCGGTGACCACCGCCTGTGTCAGCGGGCGGAGGACGTAGACCTGCCGCACCGCTTCGAGGGCCACGGGGACCTCGTAGTAGTCCTCGGCGAACCGCCGGAACGTCTCCGGAGACGGGTCGACGAGCCGCGCGAACAGGTGTGTCGCGCCGTCGGGGTCGCTCACGCCGTCCGGGTAGTCGATCTCGCCGACCTGCCAGCGGTCGTCGCCGGCCTCGCGCCACAGGCAGGCGGTCACGACCGGCATGCCGTCCTCGTCGCAGAACGCGGACTCGGCCACGCAGTGGCGAAAGACCTCGGGGACGGAGTCGAGCACCCCCGGCCACGGCCCGTCGTTGCCGTACGGACTCATCACCGCCTCATGGTCGAAGCCGCGAATGTAGGCACCCGATCCCGAGAAGACGATGGAGTACTCGTCCCCCGAGCCGTTGCGCATGGAGGCCATCTCCTCCCCGGGGCTCCAGTCCGCGTCGAAGGAGTGGTAGCGGCTGGACCATTCCGGGTTCAGGATGGCCTCCAGTACCGCCATGGACCGGCACAGGTCGCGGAGCATTGGGATATCGGGTAGCAGCCGGGCCACGTCATGAGCAGTCATGCAGCTCATCCAATCGGATGCCGGTGACATCCTCCCGATGTGTTCTCCTCCTGGCACAGGGGACTACCAGCACTTCAGCAAGGGCGGCGGCTGAGACCTCGGTCGGCATCGCGGGGTGGTGCCTGACCTGTGGTCCGGCCTCTCATCGGTTCTCGGTGTTTCCGGCCTTCTCACACCCTCGTGTGCCCTCGTTGTGTCCTGCCCTCGTAGATCTGGGTGATCTCCGATGCCCTGCCCGCCCACCTGAGGAAACCTGTCGATCAGGACGCTGAGCAGGGGCTACGGTTGCGACTGGCTTTCATCGTTTCTCGCTGGTCTCGGCCATCCCACGGAACAGCGACGGAACAGAGCAGGAGGTGGCCTCATGGCGATCCCGAAGAAGGGCTCACGGCTCATCACCGTCGACGGCACCATATTCCGCTGGCGCGTCCGTCGTAAGCCCACGTATTGCCAAGGGAACAGCTGGGGCCCGATGACGTTCGCGGTGGAACTGGCCGACGCGTCGGGTCGCGCCCTTCTGGTGTCGCTTCCCTGCTCACGGCCGGACGCGTGGTGGGGAGAGCGGACGATGGCCATACGGCCGGCGCTCGTGACGGCGACCATACGCACGGCACTTGATCACGGCTGGGATCCACGGCAAGCAGGCAACGCCTTCGACCTTGAACTCACTGATGAGGACCTGACCGAGTTGATGAACAGCCAACCGCCGGCCTACGACGTTCCTTTCATGCGGAGATAACTTCCCCGGCGACCAGCACGACCATCCGCTTTCAGGCGGACTGATCATCCTGACCGGCCAAGAAGGCGTACGGACGCCGAGTGGGGTGGGATCGCCTCACCCCCGTA
Above is a genomic segment from Streptosporangium album containing:
- a CDS encoding HAD family hydrolase gives rise to the protein MPTGWKVAIVTNGTADNQLGKIQRTGLAEAVDAYALSGLEGIRKPDAGLFEIAARRCGMSLAGGGWMIGDHPVKDIGGGRAAGLRTLWVDRGTSQHQEHEADHVVTDVLQAMEILQAER